A stretch of Pseudophryne corroboree isolate aPseCor3 chromosome 9, aPseCor3.hap2, whole genome shotgun sequence DNA encodes these proteins:
- the TMEM53 gene encoding transmembrane protein 53 — MGDSDLDYTIVLPEATLQGCQWDQQREPVVILLGWAGCKDKYLAKYSSIYHNQGCVVIRYTAAWRTVFFAESFGFRSLRHQAQKLLELLFDYEIEKNPIIFHVFSNGGFMLYRYVVELLRTDWQLSKLQVVGTIFDSAPGNRNVRGSVRALNTILEPKTNRLLRYLALAAFAALVFVLRIILYPMTRLLHENHYDTMKKDPSLWPQLYLYSRGDSIISYVDVEKMIAFRQCRNLPTECIDFQESEHVSHYRRYPQRYTEICISFLRDCVCKASRSSFMSGHQSF, encoded by the exons GTTGCCAATgggaccagcagagggagccggtggTGATCCTGCTAGGCTGGGCGGGGTGTAAGGACAAGTACCTGGCTAAATATAGCTCCATCTACCATAATCAA GGCTGTGTTGTGATCCGATACACCGCTGCCTGGAGGACCGTCTTCTTCGCGGAGTCCTTCGGCTTCAGATCTCTCCGGCACCAGGCGCAGAAGCTTCTGGAGCTGCTATTTGACTATGAAATTGAGAAGAACCCCATCATCTTCCACGTCTTCAGCAACGGTGGATTCATGTTATACCGCTACGTAGTGGAGTTACTGCGCACAGACTGGCAGCTGAGCAAACTGCAAGTGGTTGGCACCATATTTGACAGCGCTCCAGGAAACCGCAATGTCCGCGGATCAGTGCGAGCGTTGAACACAATCCTCGAGCCCAAAACCAATCGGCTGCTGCGTTACTTAGCTCTGGCTGCTTTTGCTGCGCTGGTATTTGTTCTCCGAATTATCCTCTACCCGATGACGAGATTGCTCCATGAAAATCACTATGACACCATGAAAAAGGACCCTTCGCTCTGGCCCCAGCTCTATCTCTACTCCCGAGGCGACAGCATCATCTCCTACGTAGACGTGGAGAAGATGATAGCGTTTCGCCAGTGCCGGAACCTCCCCACAGAGTGCATAGATTTCCAGGAATCGGAGCACGTGAGCCATTACCGCCGGTACCCGCAGAGATACACTGAGATCTGCATCTCTTTTCTCAGAGACTGCGTCTGTAAGGCATCCAGATCCTCATTTATGAGTGGACACCAGTCTTTTTAA